A genomic stretch from Maniola jurtina chromosome 26, ilManJurt1.1, whole genome shotgun sequence includes:
- the LOC123878574 gene encoding protein ANTAGONIST OF LIKE HETEROCHROMATIN PROTEIN 1-like, translating into MINVRRICVAYILYKRRNKKTRVHVDPFLENRLLAGAFVTRFGKLQNNERKFKNYFRMSIRSFDELLCKIENKLQKSSLRRITIQPIERLAITLRYLATGNTFTDLHYSYVIGIATISEIVRQVCYIIWIELKSECIPQLNGIKWKEIAEGFLTYTNFPNCLGAIDGKHIRVIRPPHSGSLYFNYKKYYSVVLLAMCDADYNFTYINVGTSGSNADSTIFRRSQLYTKLESNTLGIPDPQELPIICPEVAYPSSVRAKLPFVIVGDEAFGLSSHVMRPYARDNLPYKKKIFNYRLSRARRYIECTFGIMSNKFRIFHRSMNVKLDLAQLIVKTACVLHNFIRKRDGYKVSHTFVTNGFTGPLPRQQTESSNTSASNIRDIFADYFINEGKVSWQHRYIIN; encoded by the exons ATGATCAATGTCAGAAGAATATGTGTCGCTTACATACTTTACAAACGACGAAACAAGAAGACAAGAGTACATGTTGATCCCTTTCTTGAAAATAGGCTTCTTGCTGGGGCGTTTGTTACACGCTTtggaaaactacaaaataatgaacgtaaatttaaaaattactttcgaATGTCCATTCGTTCTTTTGATGAACTGTTGTGTAAAATTGAGAATAAGCTACAAAAAAGCAGTTTACGAAGGATTACAATACAACCGATTGAGAGGCTCGCTATTACATTAAg aTATTTGGCAACTGGTAATACATTCACTGATCTACACTATTCCTATGTGATTGGAATTGCAACAATTAGCGAAATAGTAAGACAAGTTTGTTACATAATATGGATTGAACTAAAGTCTGAATGTATTCCACAGCTTAATGGGATCAAATGGAAAGAAATCGCAGAGGGATTTCTCACATATACAAATTTTCCTAATTGCTTGGGTGCAATTGATGGAAAACATATAAGAGTGATTCGGCCGCCGCACAGTGGATcactatattttaattataagaaATATTATTCTGTAGTGCTCCTCGCAATGTGTGATGctgattataattttacatataTTAATGTCGGTACCAGTGGAAGCAACGCCGATTCAACCATCTTTAGAAGGAGTCAATTGTATACGAAACTGGAAAGTAACACGTTGGGTATCCCTGACCCGCAAGAGTTGCCTATTATTTGCCCCGAAGTAGCTTATCCATCTAGTGTAAGAGCAAAGTTGCCGTTCGTGATAGTGGGAGACGAGGCATTTGGTTTATCATCACATGTGATGCGGCCTTATGCTCGTGATAATTTACcttacaaaaagaaaatatttaattaccgTCTGTCCAGAGCTAGAAGGTACATAGAATGCACTTTTGGAATTATGTCAAATAAATTTAGAATATTTCACAGATCCATGAATGTCAAGTTAGATCTAGCACAATTAATAGTCAAGACGGCATGTGTACTTCACAATTTCATAAGGAAACGGGATGGCTACAAGGTCAGCCATACATTTGTCACAAATGGTTTTACGGGACCACTACCCAGGCAGCAGACTGAAAGTAGTAATACGTCGGCAAGTAATATCAGAGATATATTTGCAGATTACTTTATCAATGAAGGAAAAGTCTCCTGGCAACACcgatatataattaattaa
- the LOC123878569 gene encoding uncharacterized protein LOC123878569, translating into MPRQYKRKSLRATSYSQEDLRLAVAQVKSGELSNYAASKLYGIPTSTLNDHVKGKTGLLSQSLGRPPAIPIEMENKLAHCLRTLEKWGWGLSRTEILDIVSEFIRANKIITPFKNNRPGPDWFILFRLRHNLSIKKPQSVEYLRKRMTDPFVIAEYFTLLKKTLLELDIHNPEQIWNLDETSVCLDPTKTKVVGGKGLPCTRTTQGSGKENVTVLTTVNAAGSKLSPLIVFKGKYMYNEWMSANQKDKYDFEISYAASKRGWMETDIFYNYMKRIVIPGLGENRPVLMIYDGHSTHVDTRVVALASENNITILKLPAHTSHLLQPLDLAVFKSFKTSWDKKLVQWQRQNVGVKLRKQTFSELFAETWHQVSPFVIQSGFRKGGIYPLNADVIPEEKYDPAALRRWKYKVSQNKSNELKTLKQMCLEVVNKNMSCNFTSTTQFGISNSQFPPQYETSFEELLLQKVSQHSKNGTGSNKTVKLSRAAKGSEVITRTYLEKMKEKEVQNTQNTNMNSIETSASLPNDNEKPGPSGISNKKLKKKKETQKTRTQDKKVTIDKTNDQKNTIITKKGKGVGKKSKTVIESHTRTDTLESRGKDTNENTICQNISNSTNLNIQNAENCFQKTGRNKTKHVPKKQRLKTTCFKKTMKKIKRPPSVTTTSESGEISIHSDSDIIDVLSDIFSESDFVPYKEEQELSRTLEMNQIILQRDQDMEELQINEIVEVLQKGERMEELQIEEKVDILQMDGKVKQLLMDGKVHDKRVDDEIADKRERVTMLSSVRYRPENKPFIGKLQLKKIDLNFDVTNKRRKDTNDERNKENRPAKIPRRLNFNDERNEEKKNTHKNEELSETKIREDNIYQKGNEKNSLGNTKIYNTGDTVLVRYYTKFWKYYVGVIEHIHNETEKKKYSICYYKTIGKKYHVKFVIPKRRDQDCVPEDSIVKQIKLLQIKENPGEFTLLNVEDAIYF; encoded by the coding sequence ATGCCGCGTCAGTACAAGAGAAAGTCACTGCGGGCAACATCGTATTCGCAGGAGGATTTAAGATTGGcagtagcacaagtaaaaagcGGAGAACTCTCTAATTATGCAGCATCAAAACTTTACGGTATCCCTACTTCTACACTTAATGACCATGTTAAGGGTAAAACAGGCTTACTAAGTCAATCACTTGGCCGGCCCCCTGCAATCCCTATAGAGATGGAGAATAAGCTGGCACATTGTCTTAGAACCTTAGAAAAATGGGGCTGGGGTTTATCTAGAACAGAAATTTTGGACATTGTTTCAGAATTCATTAGGgcaaacaaaattattacaccTTTTAAAAACAACCGACCTGGGCCAGATTGGTTCATCTTATTTCGGTTAAGACACAACCTGTCAATAAAAAAACCGCAATCTGTAGAGTATCTTAGAAAAAGAATGACGGATCCATTTGTGATTGccgaatattttactttactgaaAAAGACGCTACTGGAATTGGATATACACAATCCTGAGCAAATCTGGAACCTAGACGAGACATCGGTATGTCTAGATCCCACGAAAACAAAAGTTGTTGGAGGCAAAGGCCTTCCATGCACAAGGACTACACAAGGTTCGGGGAAAGAAAATGTTACAGTGTTAACAACCGTAAATGCGGCCGGCTCGAAATTGTCTCCTTTGATAGTTTTCAAAGGTAAATACATGTACAATGAGTGGATGAGTGCGAATCAAAAAGACAAATATGATTTTGAGATTTCTTATGCCGCCAGTAAACGTGGCTGGATGGAGACTGATATATTTTACAATTACATGAAGAGGATTGTCATTCCTGGTTTAGGTGAAAACCGGCCAGTTTTAATGATTTACGATGGTCACAGCACCCATGTTGATACCAGGGTCGTAGCATTAGCGAGTGAAAACAATATCACGATTCTTAAATTACCCGCCCATACCTCTCATTTACTCCAACCCCTGGATTTGGCGGTATTCAAGTCATTTAAAACAAGCTGGGATAAAAAGCTAGTGCAATGGCAACGACAAAACGTCGGCGTAAAATTACGTAAACAAACATTTTCGGAATTGTTTGCTGAAACGTGGCATCAAGTAAGTCCATTTGTGATCCAAAGTGGCTTTAGAAAGGGAGGTATTTACCCATTAAATGCAGATGTTATACCAGAAGAAAAGTATGATCCGGCGGCCTTAAGAAGATGGAAATATAAGGTGTCTCAGAACAAATCAAACGAGTTGAAAACACTGAAACAAATGTGCCTGGAagtagtaaataaaaacatgtcTTGCAACTTTACTTCGACTACTCAGTTTGGTATAAGCAATTCGCAGTTTCCGCCGCAATACGAGACTTCATTTGAAGAACTACTTCTGCAAAAAGTTTCGCAACATTCTAAGAATGGCACTGGCTCTAATAAGACAGTCAAGTTATCACGTGCTGCAAAAGGAAGCGAAGTCATCACACGCACATACTTGgagaaaatgaaagaaaaagagGTACAGAATACACAAAATACTAATATGAACTCAATAGAAACATCTGCTTCTCTACCCAACGATAATGAAAAACCCGGCCCATCTGGcatatcaaacaaaaaacttaagaaaaagaaagaaactcaAAAAACTAGAACTCAAGACAAGAAAGTAACGATTGATAAGACGAACGATCAAAAGAACACAATTATTACTAAAAAGGGAAAAGGCGTGGGCAAAAAGTCTAAGACTGTAATTGAAAGTCACACTCGGACGGATACCCTCGAAAGTCGTGGGAAAGATACAAATGAAAACACAATATGTCAGAATATATCGAATAGCACTAATCTGAATATACAAAATGCGGAAAATTGTTTCCAGAAAACTGGTAGGAATAAAACCAAACATGTACCTAAAAAACAAAGACTGAAAACAACATGTTTcaaaaaaacaatgaaaaaaattaaacgacCTCCCAGTGTCACAACGACTTCTGAAAGTGGCGAAATAAGTATCCATAGCGACTCAGATATAATAGATGTGCTTAGTGATATTTTTTCAGAATCAGACTTTGTTCCTTATAAAGAGGAACAAGAATTATCAAGAACACTAGAAATGAACCAGATAATTTTGCAGAGAGATCAAGACATGGAGGAACTGCAGATAAATGAAATAGTAGAAGTGTTGCAAAAGGGTGAGAGAATGGAAGAGTTGCAGATTGAGGAGAAAGTGGATATCTTGCAGATGGATGGGAAAGTGAAACAGTTGCTGATGGATGGGAAAGTGCATGATAAGAGAGTGGATGACGAAATAGCTGATAAAAGAGAGAGAGTCACTATGTTATCTTCTGTTCGTTACAGACCTGAAAATAAACCTTTTATCGGGAAGTTAcagctaaaaaaaattgatttaaattttgaCGTAACCAATAAACGTCGCAAAGATACAAATGATGaaagaaacaaagaaaatagaCCAGCAAAAATACCTAGACGGTTGAATTTTAACGATGAAAGAaatgaagaaaagaaaaatacacATAAAAATGAAGAACTATCAGAAACAAAGATCAGAGAGGATAACATCTATCAAAaaggaaatgaaaaaaattcacTGGGTAATACTAAGATATATAACACTGGGGATACAGTTTTGGTTCGTTACTACacaaaattttggaaatattACGTCGGTGTTATTGAGCACATACATAATGAAacagaaaaaaagaaatattcaaTATGCTATTACAAAACCATTGGTAAAAAATACCATGTAAAATTTGTTATACCTAAACGTAGGGACCAAGACTGTGTGCCTGAAGATTCAATTGTGAAGCAAATAAAATTGCTTCAAATAAAAGAGAATCCGGGTGAATTTACACTATTAAATGTCGAAGACGcgatttacttttaa
- the LOC123878578 gene encoding uncharacterized protein LOC123878578, translating into MKIDTERVIIEVHLRPVLWDKRNELYKNRDAREAAWRDILKELAPNYENLSEEERKEADKKIQQRWRTARDTYQKDKISEKNQPSGSGSKKKKKKYSYYDILTFLDSTTETAGEESLCEEMSEQSNLETPNESTQPDTSRQESSHPTSKQKQVKSKKQAPSEFEAQLLECLKSNQLELESEDLAFFQSLQPSLKRFTRYQKLMFRTKVLNIVMEMESQTQPAYYSPIPTISSSAFTELDSLSPINQDYQTNSIIQDTSSLNDNAISSAAVNDNETLISTESGLFNITSYDVIYTPATTSSTGESNVNAQDTNLQRNE; encoded by the exons ATGAAAATCGATACAGAACGAGTAATCATTGAAGTTCATCTGCGGCCCGTTTTGTGGGATAAACGCAATGAATTATACAAAAACAGGGACGCGAGGGAGGCTGCATGGAGAGATATTTTGAAGGAATTGGCACCTAACTACGAAAATTTGAGCGAAGAGGAAAGAAAAGAGGCGG ACAAGAAAATACAACAACGCTGGCGAACAGCAAGGGACACTTACCAGAAAGACAAGATATCTGAAAAAAATCAGCCATCCGGCTCTGGGagtaagaagaagaagaagaaatattCTTACTATGACATTTTGACTTTCTTAGACAGTACAACGGAAACTGCTGGAGAAGAGTCACTCTGTGAAGAAATGTCTGAACAAAGTAATTTAGAAACACCTAATGAGTCCACGCAACCAGATACTTCACGTCAAGAAAGTTCTCACCCAacatcaaaacaaaaacaagtaaaatCTAAAAAGCAAGCACCATCTGAATTTGAGGCACAGTTATTAGAATGCTTAAAGTCTAATCAACTGGAGCTAGAAAGTGAGGATTTGGCTTTCTTTCAGTCTCTGCAGCCTTCATTAAAAAGATTCACTAGATATCAAAAACTAATGTTCAGAACAAAAGTGTTAAATATAGTTATGGAAATGGAAAGTCAAACACAACCTGCATACTACAGTCCCATACCTACAATAAGTTCTAGTGCTTTTACTGAGCTTGACAGTTTGTCACCGATAAATCAAGATTACCAAACCAATAGTATAATCCAGGATACTTCGAGTCTTAACGACAATGCTATTAGTTCTGCTGCAGTGAATGACAATGAAACTCTTATTTCGACTGAAAGCGGCCTGTTTAATATCACGTCTTATGACGTAATTTATACCCCAGCAACAACATCATCTACAGGCGAAAGTAATGTCAACGCTCAGGATACAAATTTACAAAGAAATGAATGA